From Eriocheir sinensis breed Jianghai 21 chromosome 35, ASM2467909v1, whole genome shotgun sequence:
AAAGCTTCCAGTTAGAAATAGACAACTTAAATAAGAGGAGTAAATTTGTAGAAACTTCATTTCTAAATGTATACAAGAAAGTCATTGACATTAATGACCCACTGCCAACGTTAGAGTACTGTGTTGGTCTGGAAAAGAAGGTAGGGCGTCTTACAGACCTGGAAATAGAGAACAAGAACCTGAAAGAAACTTTACGTGATTATAATGAAGAATTCAAAGAAGTCCGGAACCAGGATGTAACAATAAAAAAcctaagagagaaaataaagaattaTGAGGACATGATGGATGAAACCGTCACGTCCAAGGTCAAGGACTTTGAGAAAGAGTTATCTCAGCAgtatacagagaaagagagattgcTTCGTGAGACACAAGAGTCAGTCATGAGGAGGCTACAGGAAGCTGAGGCAAGAGTTCAAACCCTGCAATCCACTCTTGATGTCACTCAGTCAGAACTGTTCGAACTGAAGAGCAAGTCAGATGAATCCACCTTTGCAAAATCTGAAGAAACTGATATTTTGATGAATGACCTGGAGCGAGCCAACCAAAGGGCTGTGACTGCTGAAAGGGAGATGACAAGAGTACAAGAGGAACTCCTAGCTCTGATGTCTTCCCGCAGTACTGAGGTACCTGGTGCAGCCTCAGCTGTGGGGGATGTGGAACCATCAGCAGATTTCCTTGCCAGGTCCTCATTGGAGATTGAATTGGCatccaaagaaaaagaaatagctcAGCTTGTAGAGGATCTCAAACAAGTACAGCAGTGTCTTAGTGATTTGACATACAAATCCTCTCAGGAGGTTGCACAGTTtcagagaaaaagagatgaagatatGCAGAAGATAGAGAAACTGGAAGCACAAATTTTAAGGCAAAAAGATtatgaggaaataaagagagagctTAATATTATGAAATCTGTAGAGTTTGGTGGATCTTGCACAGACGTACATGAGGAAAGTACTCAGGACTCACCATCATCCCCCAAATCCTTAGAGGTGCTTCTTTTAGAGAAAACTAAAACTCTGCAGAATGAAAACATGTTACTGAGGCAGTCCAATGCAACGATGACAAAGAGAGTGACAGAAGCTGAGCAGGAGCTTACAGACCTTCGTACCCTTGTCACAGAACAGAAAGGTTTAATATTCAACTTAGAATCAGATTTGTCTTCTGTTCAGTCATTTTCTACCATCTGccgaggagaaggtgaaggatcaTCCATGCCAGAGATTGTTGCAGAGGCTGTCAGGGCCTCCAGCAGCTGCACTCCTCCACTTGTGACCACAACATCCAACACACagccacccacccccacacctgGAGGCATTTCTCCGGATTTACCCTCTGCAGCAGAGTCTCTTTTGCCAATTGTTTCTGCTCAGCGCGAACGCTTCAGACAGCGCAATGAAGAGTTAGAAGGAGAACTTACTGGAAAAAGCCAGCAGGTGATTCTCCTACAAAATGAATTGGATGCCCTCAGAGCTGACAatttaaaattatatgaaaagatTAAATTCCTACAGTCCTACCAAGGAAGGCAGCCCAAGGAGGATACTGCAGCTGAATCTCGATATAGCAGCCAGTATGAGGAGGCCCTTGAccccttctcatctttttcaagaaaagaaaaactacgaCGCTATTCAGCTCTCAGTCCCTTTGAGAAGGTCACTTTGTCTATGGGACGGTTCATCTTGGGGAACAAAACAGCACGTACAGTAGCCTTTCTGTACACAACTCTTGTACACAGTCTTATATTCTTAGTCTTGTATAAGATAGCACACATAGAGTCTTGTAAGAGGGACTTTGCATCAGACTGTGCTCAGAAATTTGCTGAACATATGCATCAAGTTCATGGAGAAAATGATGTTAATCATTTTTGAAGTgatgaatgcacacacacacacacaaaaaaaaaagtaactagaAAGGCTCTGATGAAAAGTTAAACTTACGGAGTTTGCCAATAGACCTCTTTCCAAAGTCTTCAGATTCTGCTGCCAGATGAAAGTAGGTCAGAGGGTGGAGCTTAGGGTTAGCTAGGTGGCACAGACTTCAAACGTTTGTGTAGGTATTATGGGCTGAAAGGTTCGAAAGCCCCTGCCCTCAAAGCCACAGGCCTGACATCTAGGGAGGAGAGTGACAAGAATTGGAAAGGAATCTATTACACATTAGAGCTGTTTAACAGTCAACATTAACTATCCCATGAACACAGTGAGTGGATATTTCAGAGAAGTTTGGCACACCTTCATGTATGGTCCTGTATTTGAAGATATAATTTTTTTAGCAGTAACATTAAAAAATACTTGCTAAACCACACTGTAATTAAAAGAATCTTCAAGTGTATCCAACATGTTTTCTCTGTCCGGAATCTGTTGTTATAGGGTATAGAAAATAAGCAGTAATCATATGTATTAATAGTGAataatgcacaaacaataagttTTTACATTTGTATGCACAAGATTCTGCAGTGTATGGTGGAAATACAGGCAGTGAAGATGGTTGGTGTGTGGGGAAAAGTGTTCTCAGTGTTAAAGGTTCCTGTCAACACGAGTGCAGCAATATTGTTACATAAGGTTGTCTATACATCTGCTTATTATACTATTCTGTCTTAAACAAGGTTAAGAGCAATAGCAGTTTCATAATTGTTCAGcctctgttgttttttctctattcGTCTTATCAACTCATATCATGTGTATCTTGTTATGCCACTTTAATTGTAAAGTGGTAACTGCATTATTTATACAGATTACATTTATGTGGAAATGCTTAAGAGGAGTGACTGGTTCAGATGACGTTTTTATTATTAATAGAACTAACTCAACCAAAATTTAAACACATGGTAAGGAACAAAAATGATGACTTTTGAGAGCTTGCAATTGAAAACTGGTTAATTAATTAATTCTGGAATTAGAGCCAAGAATTAGACTTAGTCCCAAATATTCAACCTGTTTTGGAACCCTACTCCTCCAAGTCTATTACACCTACAATATTGATGAGGTCTCATTGGAAAGAGCATGAAACATTAATTACACTTTTATAAATTTTGTTAGATCTCTTCAGGTTTTGACCCTACTGACCCTGGTTTAGATGGTATTTTTTGTACCTAGAGATCTATAACTTTGAAATTAAGTCTGTAGGGGAATTATTTTCTATTTTGATAGTCTGTATGCCATACTCTTCCAAATGATGCTCACCCAGTGTTGTAGGTCTGATAGTTTTTGAGCTTGAAAACTCTGAAGTTGGAAAGTAAAATTTCGAGAAAACACATTCAGTTTTAGAAGAGATTCTAACACCTAAAATTATATGTAAAATATGCTAAGGTATTCACAGACTTAGGGATGTTAGATGAGGAAATTATGCCTCAGGGGATATTCTCTAGTACCTTTGGCaatggagtattcgtatttggtatatgtattcaAGTACATTCAAATACAGTATTGGGATGTATTAATATTTGAATAATTCCTTTTATTATAAATAATGTATTCTGATTGATATTTGAATACTTGAGCATAGTATTTGTGCTCTATGAATAATGAGATGAATATATAATCATAAATTTATTTCCTCTCAGAAGTGACCATTCACTTGACTGTAAAGTGTTGCCTTCAGCCAGAACACATGGAGAAGTGTGACATCATGGCTGCTAATTCACCATGTTTAGTAGTGAGTTCTGAGCTACCAGATGGAAGGTATTTTTCTAGGAAAAGTATTtatgaataaattaatgaaaatttttattaaGCATTTGTATTTACATTCAAATTCCTAGAATTTCATTGTATTTGTATTAACATTCATATTCTTTGAAATTTGAGGTATTGGTATTCGATTACTAAACTCATTCTTTCACTCAATCCCTGCCTCTAGCTTGATTACAGAAAATGTTGGGACGGTCAGATTTTGAATCTTATGAACCAGTCATTCTCCTTAATAATTATATCGTAATTATGTTCAAGCTACTAAAGTGGTGCACCAAGCTTTCAGCTTGATTTGTTCTGCAAAAAAGTGTGCGATACTTTAAATCACTAATGTTAGAGAATGAATGATAAAGTGCTTAGTTGGTGTATAGATGACAACTTTGAGACAGAAGTCTCAACAGAATTCCAAACCAGTGGTGCAGTAATATTTATTTGCATTGCTTGCCCGTCATATAATTTGTGTTGACAGGACTCATATGTTGCCAATAGTTTGTGTACTTTACTGTGTATATGGTTTACTGCACTCTAATTTCCTCCTGTAGACATGCTCACTGAAACTTCAAAGATATGTTCTTGGAATTTTCAAATAGAATTGGAAAGAATAGACACATGTGAGAACCAAGTACAGTTACTCCAATAAATAGATGCAACTAGATGCCACACAGACAATGGTAAAGTAATGGTCGAGCTGGCTCCCAGCCTTACTAGgcacttttccttttttgtagAAAACTGATATTTTGGCATCAAAGTCAAATCCTGGAATATTTTGGAATTGCTGCAAAACAAATTCATGAGTTAAAATGTGGCAAAACTTGGTGCACCAccgtatacatatatttttttattttcatagtgtaataaataaatatatatatatatatatatatatatatatatatatatatatatatatatatatatatatatatatatatatatatatatatggggtacTGTATAATGTCGTAGTGGTACATTGTCAAATCTGTATTACAGCGCCTTGCAGGGGGAAAATTGAAAAGTTGTGCTAGATGCAACAGCGGCATTCACCATGGGAAACTAGTTATTTTTAAATGCCAGGAACACTTACTATTTTATAAATTGATTCAGTGGATTTATGGCATTAACAgacacccctctccctcttagTCTGTTAAAGCCaaggatttatatatatatatatatatatatatatatatatatatatatatatatatatatatatatatatatatatatatatatatatatattccatgtCCAACATTTCACATCATCTGTTAGATGAGTTATGGGTATCTATTACTGAATGGGCAGTAGGGTGCAGCTAATGCATGACAGACTTTGTAAGATGAATGCTGAACAGTATATTTTTAACAACATTCTGAAAATAATTATAGTAAAAGTTAAGGTGGAAGTTGTATGCCATTATCTAATACTTTGTTTACCATCAACAAGGAAAGTCTTACTTGGGaataaaaataactgaaaaattATGCATATTTCAAAAGCCTCTATATTGTATTTATAGTTTGTTGCCACATAGCTGCTTAAGAAAAAGTACGTACATGGAAAACATAAAACTGGCAGAGCATAATTGAGGCACTTAGTTCAGAAATTCATCAAGTGCCACCATAGCCAAAATTGAGCTGAGCATCCCACAGCATTCCCCAACCATTGCTATATCAGAATAGCACTAATGTACACTTATTGTAGAAATATTTAGGTTGTCAAAATTTCCATTAGTATCTCAGTAGCTTTCAGCTTTGTTACTGGGTCAGGAAAGAGTGGTGCTGCAGTTGCAGTCGCTGGATAGCCCCAGCATTAGGAAGGCAGAGTGGTAAGTCCTTGCTTCCGAACCAAGCtgttgaagttagggttgattgaagatctgggcagcatgtgggtaatcttccgacacTCGGTGATGGTTGGTAAATTAGCGTGTTCCAGTGGGACTatacctaggtccacgggctcaccacgcccgcgtGTTGACCACTTGGCCACTGCCTCCCCAGGCAGTCCTTTAGTTATGATGGGGTTGGTTCTGACAGGCACGTTGTAAGTCAAAATTTACattagaaaacaaaacagaatgaTATTCAAATGTCCTGCTGCAGATAAAGCGGCGTTCATGCGCCTcctaccttcccccctccctcgcctCTGTCCCAGGCCAAGTACTGGATATTGGCGATTGCCTGACTGAGTATGGTGAACATCCAAGGATGGGCCATGGCCCCTAGGCTGTAGTGATTCTAGATTCCCTGATTTTTGTGATTCCCGGAAAGGTGCTTCCCCTAGTAGTTCAGGAAATCAA
This genomic window contains:
- the LOC127007470 gene encoding protein CASP-like isoform X3; translation: MAVKVQAVIAAWKDFGLAEVQRSLDENASELAARQDESEESRKKLVELSREFKKNTPEDVRKQVAPLLKSFQLEIDNLNKRSKFVETSFLNVYKKVIDINDPLPTLEYCVGLEKKVGRLTDLEIENKNLKETLRDYNEEFKEVRNQDVTIKNLREKIKNYEDMMDETVTSKVKDFEKELSQQYTEKERLLRETQESVMRRLQEAEARVQTLQSTLDVTQSELFELKSKSDESTFAKSEETDILMNDLERANQRAVTAEREMTRVQEELLALMSSRSTEVPGAASAVGDVEPSADFLARSSLEIELASKEKEIAQLVEDLKQVQQCLSDLTYKSSQEVAQFQRKRDEDMQKIEKLEAQILRQKDYEEIKRELNIMKSVEFGGSCTDVHEESTQDSPSSPKSLEVLLLEKTKTLQNENMLLRQSNATMTKRVTEAEQELTDLRTLVTEQKGLIFNLESDLSSVQSFSTICRGEGEGSSMPEIVAEAVRASSSCTPPLVTTTSNTQPPTPTPGGISPDLPSAAESLLPIVSAQRERFRQRNEELEGELTGKSQQVILLQNELDALRADNLKLYEKIKFLQSYQGRQPKEDTAAESRYSSQYEEALDPFSSFSRKEKLRRYSALSPFEKVTLSMGRFILGNKTARTVAFLYTTLVHSLIFLVLYKIAHIESCKRDFASDCAQKFAEHMHQVHGENDVNHF